A stretch of Novipirellula artificiosorum DNA encodes these proteins:
- a CDS encoding PVC-type heme-binding CxxCH protein — translation MPLRTVILASSFVALVLFIPSAWSADEFPVPFNTEPDAAAPVMSAEAAAAAFELPQGFRASVFAAEPDVMNPIAMAWDSRGRLWVAENFTYAERSQRFQLDLRDRVVIFDNTKGDSFQKRTVFTDSVQMLTGIEVGHDGVWLMCPPQLIFIPDRDHDDVPDGPGEVVLDGFTVAQQNYHNFANGIRFGPDGWLYGRCGGSCPGKIGKPGTAENRRCAIEGGIWRYHPTRGDVEVLTAGTTNPWGHDWNEVGELFFCNTVNGHLWHMIPGAHFTRPFTLDPNRRSYELIDFHADHWHFDSGQNWTKSRDGAANPYGGGHAHCGTLIYQGNRWPTTYSGKLFTLNFHGRRANVERIERSGGGYVLKHEDDFLLAADPWFRGMDLCTGPDGNVFVLDWSDTGECHEHTGVHRQSGRIYKVIHDKVASPSVPDGDRLDVDVRKWSEIDLAVAHTRTNRWQRRQARMELIRRSIAGQDLAVCLAILRQNVVAESMQSSFAVQSLLTLHACGATDREFLVEQLDHPDPSLRSWAIRLLSEPWPIDDCYGPDWKGGTASDGFHRMGVDLLDRFTQLAREESSSSVRLTLASTLQRMPVDCRAAVARELVAHRVDADDHDLPLMIWYGLIPVAKYEATDLVNVATPCRLPTTLRLISRCLAEEIEREPDAVNELLVSVTGATDVAYQSTVLTGIAEGLKGWKHAPRPDHWGQVVALKEERLQSLIRELSVVFGEGRAIEDLKRIALGSMKDATSSLSYETRLSALETLIQIRPKDLRSICEPLLSDARMNVIAAQGLALFDDPKVAIALIRRYGAFRGPEKPKIISLLASRPSFATALLEAIEQGKIPRADLSAFHVRQIQSLQSSALNDRIVEVWGQVHDTPEEKLQSIRELKESLSDQVLLQANKPRGRALFVKHCQNCHRLYGEGGQVGPDLSGANRNNLDYLLSNIVDPSGVVDRDFRMSILLLDDGRVLNGLVTDQSDRTLTLQTNTESVTLDQDTIEDQKITDKSPMPEGMLDTLSREEIRDLLGYLRHHSQVALP, via the coding sequence ATGCCGCTTCGCACCGTCATTTTGGCTTCTTCGTTTGTGGCGCTCGTGCTTTTCATTCCATCGGCTTGGTCGGCAGACGAGTTTCCTGTGCCGTTCAACACCGAGCCGGATGCTGCCGCGCCCGTGATGAGTGCTGAAGCGGCCGCCGCTGCGTTTGAGCTACCCCAGGGTTTTCGTGCATCGGTCTTTGCCGCTGAGCCCGATGTGATGAATCCGATCGCGATGGCGTGGGACAGTCGTGGTCGGCTTTGGGTTGCTGAGAACTTCACTTATGCCGAACGTTCACAGCGTTTCCAACTCGATCTGCGTGACCGTGTTGTGATCTTTGACAACACGAAAGGGGATTCCTTCCAAAAACGAACGGTCTTCACAGACAGCGTGCAAATGCTGACGGGCATTGAGGTCGGGCATGACGGTGTTTGGTTGATGTGTCCTCCGCAATTGATCTTCATTCCGGACCGCGACCATGACGACGTTCCCGATGGTCCCGGTGAGGTCGTGCTCGATGGATTCACGGTCGCTCAGCAGAACTATCACAATTTTGCCAACGGGATCCGTTTTGGACCTGATGGTTGGTTGTACGGTCGATGCGGCGGGTCGTGCCCCGGAAAAATTGGTAAGCCGGGAACCGCCGAAAACCGCCGCTGTGCAATCGAGGGTGGGATCTGGCGATATCATCCGACTCGAGGCGATGTTGAGGTGCTGACGGCGGGAACAACCAATCCATGGGGCCACGATTGGAATGAGGTCGGTGAGTTGTTCTTTTGCAATACCGTCAACGGACACCTCTGGCACATGATCCCTGGTGCTCATTTTACGCGTCCCTTCACGCTTGACCCGAATCGTCGTAGCTACGAACTGATCGATTTTCATGCGGACCATTGGCACTTTGATAGCGGACAAAATTGGACCAAGTCACGCGACGGAGCCGCGAACCCCTATGGTGGCGGGCATGCCCACTGTGGAACGTTGATTTATCAGGGCAACCGTTGGCCGACAACGTACAGCGGCAAGCTTTTTACGCTCAACTTTCATGGCCGCCGCGCGAATGTCGAACGTATTGAGCGAAGCGGTGGTGGTTATGTTTTGAAGCACGAAGACGATTTTCTGCTCGCCGCCGATCCCTGGTTTCGTGGGATGGATCTTTGCACTGGCCCGGACGGAAACGTTTTTGTGCTCGATTGGTCCGATACAGGCGAGTGCCACGAACACACGGGCGTTCATCGCCAAAGCGGTCGAATCTATAAGGTCATCCACGACAAAGTGGCTTCGCCAAGTGTTCCGGATGGAGACCGACTTGATGTCGATGTCCGCAAATGGTCCGAGATCGATTTGGCCGTGGCCCACACTCGAACCAATCGCTGGCAGCGGAGGCAAGCGCGGATGGAATTGATACGCCGTTCGATCGCTGGTCAGGATTTGGCGGTTTGTCTTGCAATCCTACGGCAGAATGTTGTCGCGGAATCCATGCAATCGTCCTTTGCCGTTCAGTCCTTGTTGACACTCCATGCCTGTGGTGCGACTGACCGCGAGTTTTTGGTTGAGCAGCTTGATCATCCCGATCCTTCCTTGCGGAGTTGGGCCATTCGACTGCTGAGTGAACCGTGGCCAATCGACGATTGTTATGGTCCCGATTGGAAAGGTGGCACCGCGTCGGATGGCTTCCATCGAATGGGAGTCGATTTGCTCGATCGATTTACTCAGCTTGCCCGCGAGGAGTCCAGCAGTTCCGTGCGGTTAACCTTGGCGTCAACGTTGCAGCGAATGCCTGTTGATTGTCGCGCTGCGGTGGCTCGCGAACTTGTTGCCCATCGAGTCGACGCCGATGACCATGATTTGCCACTGATGATCTGGTATGGCTTGATTCCGGTCGCCAAGTACGAAGCAACCGATCTTGTCAACGTTGCCACTCCTTGCCGGTTGCCAACGACGTTGCGATTGATCTCACGGTGCTTAGCCGAGGAAATTGAACGAGAGCCTGATGCGGTGAACGAGTTGCTTGTCAGCGTCACGGGTGCCACCGACGTCGCGTACCAGTCAACCGTATTGACTGGGATTGCCGAAGGGTTGAAAGGCTGGAAACACGCACCAAGGCCAGATCATTGGGGGCAAGTCGTGGCATTGAAAGAGGAGCGATTGCAATCGTTGATTCGCGAGTTGAGTGTCGTGTTTGGAGAGGGCCGAGCCATCGAGGATTTGAAGCGAATTGCCTTGGGGAGCATGAAAGATGCGACCTCTTCACTGTCCTACGAAACTCGATTGTCAGCCCTTGAAACCTTGATTCAAATACGCCCAAAGGATCTGCGCAGCATCTGCGAACCATTGCTTTCGGACGCTCGGATGAACGTGATCGCGGCGCAGGGTTTGGCCCTGTTTGACGATCCCAAGGTGGCGATCGCATTGATTCGTCGGTACGGCGCGTTTCGAGGGCCGGAGAAGCCAAAGATCATTTCGCTGTTGGCCAGTCGACCGTCCTTTGCAACGGCACTGCTCGAGGCGATCGAGCAGGGGAAAATTCCACGTGCGGACCTTTCTGCGTTCCACGTTCGTCAGATCCAGAGCCTGCAATCGAGTGCTCTGAATGATCGAATTGTCGAAGTCTGGGGGCAAGTCCATGACACGCCCGAAGAGAAACTGCAATCCATTCGCGAGTTAAAGGAAAGCTTAAGTGACCAGGTTTTGTTGCAAGCCAACAAACCTCGTGGCCGAGCCTTGTTTGTAAAACACTGCCAAAATTGTCATCGACTTTATGGTGAAGGCGGCCAAGTCGGTCCAGACCTTTCGGGAGCGAACCGAAACAACTTGGATTACTTGCTAAGCAACATTGTCGACCCCAGCGGTGTCGTGGACCGAGATTTTCGGATGTCTATCCTGCTCCTCGATGACGGACGTGTCCTCAATGGGCTGGTGACCGATCAATCCGATCGGACACTGACGCTTCAAACCAACACCGAATCGGTGACGCTCGATCAAGACACCATCGAAGATCAAAAGATCACCGACAAGTCACCGATGCCCGAAGGTATGCTTGACACGCTTTCTCGCGAAGAAATCCGAGACCTGCTGGGTTACCTGCGGCATCACAGTCAAGTCGCGTTACCGTGA